From Kingella potus, a single genomic window includes:
- a CDS encoding pilus assembly PilX family protein — MNKQQGFSLPIVMVMMLVLAVMVLAATQSFNTESRISSNDADKKMAMQVAEDTLRYAENQISTRGLNSLDKKGEFTDQCGGGLCSLDKNSSDPAVWEQECGKGKPCLDKDGAVYSINAKVPVSQNPRFLIEWVSDDDKRITFRVTARAWGEKDNTVVTVQSYVISDL; from the coding sequence ATGAATAAACAGCAAGGTTTTTCTTTACCTATTGTTATGGTAATGATGTTGGTTTTGGCTGTAATGGTTTTGGCTGCAACACAGTCGTTTAATACGGAAAGCCGTATCAGTAGTAATGATGCAGATAAGAAAATGGCAATGCAGGTGGCTGAAGATACTCTTAGGTATGCAGAAAATCAAATTTCCACTAGGGGATTAAATTCACTTGATAAAAAAGGTGAATTTACTGATCAGTGTGGTGGAGGCTTGTGTTCTTTGGATAAGAATTCAAGTGATCCAGCTGTTTGGGAGCAAGAGTGTGGCAAGGGTAAACCCTGTTTGGACAAAGATGGTGCTGTCTATTCTATAAACGCAAAAGTTCCTGTTTCTCAAAATCCTCGCTTTTTGATCGAATGGGTGTCCGATGATGATAAGAGGATTACCTTTCGTGTTACGGCTCGGGCATGGGGTGAGAAAGATAATACTGTTGTAACAGTTCAATCCTATGTCATATCTGATTTGTAA